The following nucleotide sequence is from Natronorubrum aibiense.
GATGTCGGCCTCGGCTCCAGCGTCGATGACGCGAGCCATCGCGTCCTCGAGTTCGGGGGCGTCCCACTCGGCAAAGACGCCGAGCGAAGCCGACAGGTCGGCGGGACCGACGAACAGCGAATCGATGCCGTCGACGGCCGCGATATCGGCGGCGTTCTCGACACCGGTCGGGGTCTCGATCTGTGCGATCACGATCACTGACCGATGGTCCTCCTCGACGTACTCGACGAACCGTTGGCCGTAGCCGGCCGCCCGTCCCGATGCCACGCCGCGGACGCCCTCGGGTGGGTAGCGAGTCGCCCGGATCAGTTCCCGTGCGTCCTCGGGCGTATCGACCATCGGAACGATGATCCCGTCGACGCCGATATCGAGAATCCGTTTGATCCGAACCGGATCGTTCCAGGCGGGCCGGACGATGACCCCGAGGTCGCCGGGGGCAGCCGCCGCTGCTCGAGTCAGGTCGGCGACGGTCTCGAGGCTCAGTTCGGTGTGTTCCGTATCGATGACGACGAACTCGAATCCGGCTCGAGCCGCAGCCTCGACGATCGCCGGGTGGCCGATCGATACCCACGTTCCGAGGGCGTCTCCAGCCGCAAACATAGCGGGAAATCCGTCGTCGGTGGAATACGTCATCGATTATCCCTCCGGCGAGGTCGGCGACTCGGTCGGGAACGGACGGCTTGGTGTGCTGTCGGTGTCTGTCGGGCTTGCGGGTATCCCCGCTCGTCGAACGACGTATACATCGTCTACACCTTCATTGCGAACAGCAAAAGCATGTGGGTCGACCACAATCATCACGAGCGTCCAGTGCAGTACACTGCCGAACGGCGACCCACCAAGACGGAGCCGTTCGGACCTGCCGAAATCATTATACCGCTCACCACAGAGCAATTGGCATGAAACCGTTAGACGATATCACGGTTGTCGATTTCACACAATCGGTCGCCGGGCCGGTTTGTACGCAACTGCTCGCCGAGATGGGTGCCACGGTGATCAAAATCGAACCGCCAGGCGGCGACAACTTCCGGAAGCTGATGGGCGGCGACATGTCCGTGCCGTTCAATCACGGCAAACTCAGTATCGCCGTCAACCTGAAGACGGACGCTGGGCTGGCGGTTGCTACTGAACTGGTCGACGAGGCCGACGTCGTCGTCGAGAGCTTTCGACCTGGCGTCCTAGAGAAGTTCGATCTCGAGTACGAGTCGGTCAAGACGCGAAACGAGGACGTGATCTACTGTTCGCTCTCCGGATTTGGCCGAACCGGCCCCTCTCGGTCGTATCCAGGTTACGATCCCTGTATTCAGGCGGTCTCCGGGCTGATGTCGATCACGGGGTATCGGGACCGACCGCCAGTGCGAATCCGTGCGAGCCTCATCGACTGCGGCACTGGCGCGAACGCAGCCGTCGCCATTCTGGCGGCGATTCGCCAGCGCGACCGGGCCGGCGAGGGCACGGCAATCGACATCTCGCTGTTCGACGTCGCTGTCGCCTGGATGTCTTACTGGATCACGAACTACGATCGGACCGGCAGCCTCCCCGAACGCGCCGGCAGCGAGGGGATCGGCAGCGCACCGAACGGCGTGTTCGAGGCGGGCGAGGGGTACACGTACGTCGCGACCCTCACCGAGACGATGTACGAACGCCTCTGTCACCTCCTCAAGCGGCCGGACCTCCTCGAGGACGAGCGCTTCGAGACGATCGACGACCGCGTCGAACACCGCGAAGCGCTGCGGGACGAACTTACCGCGGAGTTCGCACGATTCGAGTCGAAGGACCTCGAGCAGTACCTGCTCGACGCACAGATTCCGGCGGGAGCTATCCAAACGGTCGCGGATCTCGTCGAGGATGACCTACACGCTGCTGAACGCGGCTCGCTCGTCGAGTCGCGAAACCCCGAAACCGATGAGTCGGTGCTCGCGCCCGCCCTTCCGTTCCGGTTCAGTTCGGGGATTCACGACGGCACGTTCTCGTCGGATCCGCCCGCGGCCGGCGAACACACCGTCGACGTACTCGAGTCGTTGACGTACGACGAGGCCGAGATCGAGACGATGCTCGAGGACGGCGCGGTCTTTGCGGACGACTCGAGTTCGTAGCGTCGTTGGTGGGCAGTCTCGAACGAGCAGGTCGCTCACACGAGCGTTCTGCGTAGATTGATAACGATTGGCTCGGTACGTGGAACTGATGATCACGCTCAGTGATGAACAGGAGCTGCTCGTCTCGGCGGTAGAAGATCTCGCCGAGCGGGAGTTCACCGACCGCGCATTTAGCTGGAACGGCGACCCGCCGTGGGAGAACGTCGAACTGCTCGCCGAGCAGGGCTTTCTCGGAATCAACTTCCCCGAGGAGTACGGCGGCGGCGGCATGACCGAGTTCGACGCGATACTCACCATCGAGGCCGTCGGGCGCGTCTGTCCCGACACCGCGGAGTTTCTGTACAACCAGCAGCTGGTGGCCCCGCGAGCGATCGAGATGTTCGGAACCGACGAGGCGAAAGAACGCTACCTGCCGCCGGTGATCGCCGGCGAGGACAGCATTGCGATCGGCATCTCCGAACCCGAAGCCGGCTCCGACGTCGGTGCGATGCGGACGACAGTCGAGGAAGACGGCGACGACCTCGTCATCAACGGCGAGAAGACGTGGGTGAGCAACGTCGAACACTCGAGTGCGGTGCTCGTCTGGACGCAGTTCCCGGAGGGGCTCGGCTCCGTTATCGTCGATTTCGACGCCGACGGCGTGCAGATCGAGAACCACTACACCAACATGGCCGACCACCACCAGACGCACTTCGTCATGGAGGACGTTTCTGTGCCGGCCGAGAACGTCGTCACGCGCGGCTCCGAGGGGTTCAAAAACCAGCTCCGGGCGCTCAACTGGGAACGGCTGGGCAGTTCGACACTCGCGAACTCGATCGCCCGCTGTGCGCTCGATAAGGCCCTCGAGTACGCTCAACAACGCACACAGTTCGACCAGCCCATCGCCGACTTTCAGGGCATCGAGTGGAAACTCGCCGACCTCGTCACCGACCTCGAGGCCTCGCGGTCGCTCACCCATCGCGCGGCGATTCAGGCACACGAACGGGGTCGGATTCCGGACCGACTGGACGCCTCGATGGCGAAACTCTACTCGAGCGAGATGGTCGAGCGGGTCGTCAGCGAGGCCGTACAGATCCACGGCGCGAACGGCTACCAGCAAGGCCACCCACTCGAGTACCTCTACCGGCTGGCTCGAGGGCGTCGACTGGCCGCCGGAACGGACGAGATCCAGAAGAATCAGATCGCTGCCGTGCTCAAGCGAAACGGCTTGCCGGATCTCGCTTGAGCACCGAACCCGGATTCAGTACTCGCGGTCGAACGCAGGCGCTCGATTTTCGCTGAACGCCGCGATCGCTTCGTGGTGTTCGTCATCGTTTACGCACTCCCACTGGTACTCGATCGCTCGTTCGCAGTAGTCCTCGAACGACTGCTCGGAATCGACGAGGGCGTTGGTCCGCCGGACGGCGTGTGCGGGTAGGTCGAGCAACTCCGTCGCGAGCTCGAGTGCAGCGTCGTTCGGATCGCTCGCCAGTTCGACTGCGAGGCCGAGGTCGACGGCGTCCTCGGGTGTGATATCTCGTCCGGTGAGGAGGTACTCTTTGGCCTTCGACTCGCCGATGAGCCGAGGGAGCAACCACGCGCCGCCGTCGCCGGGGATCAAGCCGACGCGAACGAACCCCTCGCGGAAGAGCGCGTCGGGGCCGACGACCCGGAGATCACACGCGAGCGCGAAATCACAGCCGGCACCGATCGCCGGGCCGCCAACCGCCGCGATGGAGGGCGTTTCCATCGCCAGAAGTTGGCGAACGACGTTCTGGACGCTCCAGAGGTAGCCCGCGTACTCCTCTCTGGACAGCTCTTCGTGCCAGTCGGCCATTTCGGTGACGTCGGCTCCTGCACAGAAGCCGCCGTCGGCCCCCGTCAGGACGACCACGTAAACGCTGTCGTCCGCGTTCGCCGTCCGGAGTGCGTCGTTGAGTTCGGCGATCGTCCGCTCGCGAAACGCGTTCAGCACGTCAGGTCTGTCGATCGTGATCGTCGCAATTCCTTCCGTCGCCTCGTATTGAATATCGTCGTACATCGTCCTGCGCTCACTCGTAGGTCCGGCGACCGATTTCGCGCTCGAGGATCTCGTCCCAGTCGTACTCGACGCCGAGGCCCGGCCCGTCCGGAACCTGCACGTGGCCGTTCTCGTCGACCGTGTCGAGCATATCCGAGTAGTCGTCGGCATACACCGGCGGCTGCGTGTTCGGGCAGATCGGGTGGACGAGCGCGACTTCGTAGTAGTTGCTGTTTCGCGTCGCCGCCAGACACTGTCGCTGGGCGGGCCCCGGCGCGTGGTACTCGACGTCGAGGCCGAACCCTTCCGCGACGTGGGCGATCTTCATCGCCCCGGTGATGCCGCCGTCGTACTCCGGGTCGGCGCGGACGAAGTCCGTCGCCTCCGCCGCGACGAAATCCGCGTGGGGCTC
It contains:
- a CDS encoding acyl-CoA dehydrogenase family protein; translated protein: MITLSDEQELLVSAVEDLAEREFTDRAFSWNGDPPWENVELLAEQGFLGINFPEEYGGGGMTEFDAILTIEAVGRVCPDTAEFLYNQQLVAPRAIEMFGTDEAKERYLPPVIAGEDSIAIGISEPEAGSDVGAMRTTVEEDGDDLVINGEKTWVSNVEHSSAVLVWTQFPEGLGSVIVDFDADGVQIENHYTNMADHHQTHFVMEDVSVPAENVVTRGSEGFKNQLRALNWERLGSSTLANSIARCALDKALEYAQQRTQFDQPIADFQGIEWKLADLVTDLEASRSLTHRAAIQAHERGRIPDRLDASMAKLYSSEMVERVVSEAVQIHGANGYQQGHPLEYLYRLARGRRLAAGTDEIQKNQIAAVLKRNGLPDLA
- a CDS encoding enoyl-CoA hydratase/isomerase family protein; this translates as MYDDIQYEATEGIATITIDRPDVLNAFRERTIAELNDALRTANADDSVYVVVLTGADGGFCAGADVTEMADWHEELSREEYAGYLWSVQNVVRQLLAMETPSIAAVGGPAIGAGCDFALACDLRVVGPDALFREGFVRVGLIPGDGGAWLLPRLIGESKAKEYLLTGRDITPEDAVDLGLAVELASDPNDAALELATELLDLPAHAVRRTNALVDSEQSFEDYCERAIEYQWECVNDDEHHEAIAAFSENRAPAFDREY
- a CDS encoding CaiB/BaiF CoA transferase family protein — its product is MKPLDDITVVDFTQSVAGPVCTQLLAEMGATVIKIEPPGGDNFRKLMGGDMSVPFNHGKLSIAVNLKTDAGLAVATELVDEADVVVESFRPGVLEKFDLEYESVKTRNEDVIYCSLSGFGRTGPSRSYPGYDPCIQAVSGLMSITGYRDRPPVRIRASLIDCGTGANAAVAILAAIRQRDRAGEGTAIDISLFDVAVAWMSYWITNYDRTGSLPERAGSEGIGSAPNGVFEAGEGYTYVATLTETMYERLCHLLKRPDLLEDERFETIDDRVEHREALRDELTAEFARFESKDLEQYLLDAQIPAGAIQTVADLVEDDLHAAERGSLVESRNPETDESVLAPALPFRFSSGIHDGTFSSDPPAAGEHTVDVLESLTYDEAEIETMLEDGAVFADDSSS
- a CDS encoding HpcH/HpaI aldolase family protein, with amino-acid sequence MTYSTDDGFPAMFAAGDALGTWVSIGHPAIVEAAARAGFEFVVIDTEHTELSLETVADLTRAAAAAPGDLGVIVRPAWNDPVRIKRILDIGVDGIIVPMVDTPEDARELIRATRYPPEGVRGVASGRAAGYGQRFVEYVEEDHRSVIVIAQIETPTGVENAADIAAVDGIDSLFVGPADLSASLGVFAEWDAPELEDAMARVIDAGAEADIPVGTLTVRADDIDDRVERGFDYLLAGKDMTTLIETGERIREQYAESTAAHRD